A single genomic interval of Pangasianodon hypophthalmus isolate fPanHyp1 chromosome 8, fPanHyp1.pri, whole genome shotgun sequence harbors:
- the dalrd3 gene encoding DALR anticodon-binding domain-containing protein 3 has translation MMEIAETAPFRIGSTVRALRCALRRESGHEAESEHTDSGERSTSERDKLWFKESSAKNLRNRDFLAPNTVLATLYSDAQVPPAVLRRILSLRGSGVLPLAGCDITAEGLRVTVDRCTAFRGVLCGMNAYLRPATQRQGCVLINCPALHAKQAPPTPDTLTLGQLRTVLIADHLGAVLLRQGYSVSFCPALPEESDIISFLRILGINWPAASVSWTSEEREEKMRNALENCSYRETDGERGKRASKGEDGGMTEEVRINLKRVMEDVELQGYDPTLGTCTVQREALCHLAQLDRAVEDFPVSTVTVLHVTSCQDEFRQQQTAMLWRATSAMATQRLVVCGPVKTPGTQMSAAQYLQLRRAQMKEASEMKYGEQVEGQTWDDIIRVMTCATVRFELLSTAHTSPVTLDVQREVGVSTKGPRGGVFVMYNCARLHTLFSSYEKGVEQGVYPEIPAGTELDFSSLKEEGEWLLLFNYLIPFSELLDQSGQTLEQEGVGARVNLRTEQVCRFLVSLSKDFSSYYNRVHVLGEPLPHLFNQMFCRLLLLKALRELYHSALDSLNLPPIPQL, from the exons ATGATGGAGATTGCGGAAACGGCGCCGTTCCGGATCGGCTCCACTGTACGGGCGCTGCGGTGTGCTCTGCGGAGGGAAAGCGGCCACGAAGCCGAGTCAGAGCACACCGACAGCGGGGAGAGGAGCACCAGCGAGCGGGACAAGCTCTGGTTTAAAGAGAGCAGCGCCAAAAACCTGAGAAACCGAGACTTCCTGGCGCCCAACACGGTCCTGGCTACGCTTTACTCAGACGCGCAG GTTCCTCCGGCCGTTCTAAGACGCATCCTCTCTCTCCGTGGAAGCGGTGTGTTACCACTTGCAGGATGTGACATCACAGCGGAGGGGCTGCGTGTAACAGTGGACCGCTGCACAGCGTTCCGAGGTGTTCTGTGTGGGATGAACGCATACCTGAGACCTGCCACTCAAAGACAGGGGTGTGTTCTGATCAACTGCCCCGCACTGCATGCCAAACAAGCCCCACCCACTCCAGACACTCTGACACTGGGGCAGCTCCGCACCGTCCTCATCGCTGACCACCTCGGAGCAGTGCTCCTGCGACAAGG TTACTCTGTGTCCTTCTGTCCTGCCCTGCCTGAGgagagtgacatcatcagcttcCTCCGAATCCTGGGCATCAATTGGCCGGCTGCGTCTGTGAGCTGGACcagtgaggagagagaggaaaagatgaGGAACGCCCTGGAAAACTGTtcctacagagagacagatggagagagagggaagagggCGAGTAAGGgagaggatggagggatgacaGAGGAGGTCAGGATAAACCTGAAGCGAGTGATGGAGGATGTAGAGCTGCAGGGTTATGACCCCACTCTTGGCACCTGCACAG TGCAGCGCGAGGCATTGTGTCATCTGGCTCAGCTGGACAGAGCCGtagaagactttcct GTGTCCACGGTTACAGTGCTACATGTGACTTCCTGTCAGGATGAGTTCCGCCAACAGCAGACAGCCATGCTTTGGAGAGCTACCAGCGCCATGGCAACGCag agGCTGGTAGTGTGTGGTCCAGTAAAGACTCCAGGCACTCAGATGAGCGCAGCTCAATACCTGCA ATTAAGAAGAGCTCAGATGAAGGAAGCTTCAGAAATGAAATATGGAGAGCAAGTGGAAG GACAGACCTGGGATGACATCATCAGAGTGATGACTTGTGCCACAGTGCGGTTTGAGCTGCTTTCCACAGCACACACGAgccca GTGACTCTCGATGTACAGCGTGAAGTGGGCGTGTCTACAAAGGGTCCAAGGGGAGGAGTCTTTGTTATGTATAACTGTGCgagactacacacactcttcagcAGCTATGAAAAAGGCGTAGAGCAAg GCGTCTACCCCGAAATCCCAGCAGGCACAGAGTTGGATTTTTCCTCTCTAAAAGAAGAG GGGGAGTGGCTTCTTCTTTTCAATTACCTCATTCCATTCTCGGAGCTCCTGGACCAATCAGGACAGACGCTGGAGCAGGAGGGAGTGGGAGCCAGAGTTAATTTAAGAACAGAGCAG GTCTGCAGATTCCTGGTGTCCCTCAGTAAAGACTTTAGTTCATATTATAACAGAGTCCATGTACTTGGG gAGCCGTTACCTCATCTTTTTAATCAGATGTTTTGCCGGTTGTTGTTGCTGAAGGCTTTGAGGGAACTTTACCACAGCGCCTTGGATTCTCTAAATCTGCCTCCGATTCCACAGCTATAG